DNA sequence from the Methanolobus sp. ZRKC5 genome:
TCTGGATGCTATCTTGCCTGCAAGGGCTATGGCATCGAAATAGTCCCCTTCCACAGTTACAAGGCAGACTGAATGATTATCGTCATGTAATGTCCACAATCTGTGAACACTTTCCTTTGGGACCACAAGGAGAAGTGGCTGTCCGGTTATACTGCATACATGGGCAAATGCCCTGGCTGTGTTACCTGCGGATGCCACAACCATTATTCTTTTATCTTCCTGTTCTCTGAGTCTCTGCATGGTCGGGAATGACTCGAGATCCTTGAAGGTACATGTCATCAGATATGCATTCTTCTGCGGCCAGTAACCGTTAAAAGCAATCCACAGGTCATCAAGACCGATGGCCAAAGCAAGGTTCTCACTTTTGTAAGTGATCGTTCTTCCAGAACCATCTTCTATAATACCAGTGACAGGCAACCAGTTGTAGTATTTCCATATACCTGGCATATCTGTTGGAATCAACTGTTTTGATGCATAATAAGCACGAAGGAGAGACTCATCATCCTTTTTACAGTTTAGTGAATAAGAATCATGAACTTCGCCACATTGAAGGCATTTCACACTGTACTTGTCCATATAGCAAATGTGGCAAAAACCATTATAAAAGTTACCCTTTTAAGAGAATAACAATCCTAATTGGGATAAAATATATGCTATTAACATACAAAAAGGAAATAAAAAGAGATTTCTTAACAAAAATATTGGAAAACTCAGTCTTTGTTTTCCAGTATTTCATGATATATTTCTTTGCCTGCAAAATTCCCCATCATGTAAAAATTACGAACCTCAGGTCCAAGCCCGTCTATTATATGGTCAATAGAGTTAAAACTCTGAGACAATTTGTCAGCCTGGCCTTCAGTAATAGAATCGCCTTTTTCAGCTTCAAAATAATCCTTGAGGATTCCATCAATTACACCCTTGAAATGCCAGTCCTGTGGATTTGAGGGTGTTATAGCAATAGATGTTTTATACAATTTCAGTACATCCCCATGCCTTTCAAGACCTGTCAATGCTATGAGCTTACCTGAAAGTGATTCAAGGGATGTGGGACTGATTTCCAGCAGACCTTCATATATAGTAAGAGCCTTCTCAAATTCCGTCAACTTGTTCAAAAGCATGCCACGGTGATTTTTCACCTGAGCATCATCAGGGAATTTGATCTCAGCTTCATCAAGATAAGAAAGTGCTTCTTCATTTTCGTCCACCATCTCCAGAACCATAGAAGTCTGCACCAGCCGATCCTTTTCACCCTCTATCTGCATGATGAAAGCTTCTGCAAAACCAATACCACGTTCGGTTTGCTCCATCCCATGATAAGTAGCGACTATCTGGAGAAGGTGTTCCATACTGGGAGTCTCACGGAAAAGTTCCTTCAGACTGCCCATGTTGTTTGCCAGCATTTCTTTCATATCAGCTTCAGCATTTTCTTCCATGCTAAGTATATTGAGAGATTGGTTTTAAAACCTTACGAATCCTGGCCTTCAAGAATATTATAGAGATAGTTCTGCAGTATTGTGTGGTCCTCCAATATTAGGTCTGCCTCAGATAACTTCTCAGGAGATACATACGTTGGCACACCTACACAGTAAAGACCTGCCTTTTTTGCAGATTCAACGCCCATGGGTGCATTCTCTATTACAATGCACTCGTCCTTTGCAATACCAAGCATCTCAACAGCTTTAAGGTAAGGTTCAGGATACGGCTTTCCATAGTGTACATCCTCACCAGAGACCACAACATCAAAGACGCCCGGAAAGAACTGGTCCATGAAAGATTCAACTGTAGCCCGCTCAGAACCTGTGACAACCGCCAGCCTGAAATTATTCTTTAGGGCACTGAGACAATCTGCCATACCATCAAATGCTTTCACATCGGCAATGCTATTAAAAATCTCAATTTTCCTTTGAAGAACATTTTCATACATCTCCGGCTCAAAATCCCTGCCAGCTTTTTGGAAGAGCCACTGCAGACCAAGCCTGTGATTGGCACCTTCGATCTCATATATATCTGCAGGCGTGACATTGACACCAACCTCACTTGAAACCTGTATCCACGCCTGTGCATGGTACATCATGGAATCGACAAGTACACCGTCCATGTCAAAAATAAGGGAACGTAGCATGGGACGTAATTGCCCCCATACACGATAAATCTTATGTGATAAACAGAGTCACACTTCATGCAGTTGCACTGTTGTACCACCTATGAGGCAGTTCATAATCCAGTGTATCACTATAAGCAGATGGCAGGAAGAATTTAGTACCTCTGTCATCAAGGGAAGCTACAAAACCCGGATCAATTGCATCCAGCTCCTCTTTTGCTGCATCGGCAGTAACGGATTTACCGATACGATACAGTGCAAACTGTTTATTGTAAAGAGCAGATGTGGAATTTGGATCGATGGCCAGCACCTTATCATAGCATTCCACTGCAGCATCGGCATCCCCGAGGATATTATGAATGAAACCTTTGTTATACCAACCAGTAGTGCATGACGGATCAATTTCCAGTGCCTTCTCATAATAATAGATTGAACCTGTGTGACTGCTCCTCAGGTACGACAGCATACCCAGATGATACCAGGCAGATGCACTGTTCGGATCAGAACTTGCTGCCATTTCAAATGTTGACGAGGCACTTGCCAGGTTGCCCATAAGATAGTAAGTAAAACCTTTGCTGTTCAGAGCCCGGGGATTACCAGGTTCCAATTCAAGGATCCTGTCGTAAGTTTCAATTGCTCCCTCATATTTTCCAAGCTTTTCATAGACTGATGCCTGCCCAAACATTGCAATAGAATCTGCAGGAGTAACAGAAAGCATCCTTTCATAGAAACCCAATGCAATTTCGTACCTTCCAAGTTCTACTGCGGAGCTGCTTTGGAATTTAAGCACAGTGGCATTTGTCGGATCATATTTCAGAACATTGTTGAAAGCATCTATCGACCTGTCATAAGTTCCAAGCTGGTATGCAGCATAACCTGCCCTGTACCATACATCCGTGTTCTGGGTATCCTTTTGCAGTATGGTTTCATAAGACTGGAGAGACTCGTTATACATACCGAGATCATCGTAGGATGAAGCCTTAAAGTAAAGAGCATCATAATTTGCAGGCTCTTTCTCCAGTACCTTCTCAAAGGATTCAACTGCCAGTTGATTATCTCCGTTATTATAGTGTGAAAGACCCTTCTTGTACCAGGCCTGTAAATTACCGGGTTCAAGTAATACTGCATTTTCATAACAGACAAACGCATCAGCGTAATTGCCAATCTGGTCATAGGATGCCGCCATACTTGCCCATGCCTCTGCAGACTCCGGGTTAAGAAGTATGGCTTTTGTATAAGAATCAATTGCTTTGTCCGTCATCAGCATATTTTCAAAGGTAGAACCCCTTGAAACCCACACTTTGTCGTAACTGATGACATCTCCAAGTATTTCTGCGTTATCCAGACTGTTGGTATTGCCATTTGAAAACGAATCAGAAGTATACCAGATCAATACGTCCGAACTGAAAATATCTTCATCCATTACCCCAAAGAACGTGGAAGTCTTCGGATAGTGTGAAAATGAGCTGTTAATGTCCCCAAGTAGATCCTGATTCACACTCAACTGGAATCTGGCCACTGAATGAGTCGGATCCAATTGAAGCACCTGTTCATAAGATACCACAGCTTTTTCGTATCTGCGGAGTTCATGCAGAGCATTGCCTTTTCTGAGCCATGCATCAACAGAGTCAGGATGTAACTCAAGTACTTTGTCGTAAACTTCAACAGAATCATCATATTTACCGAGATTATCAAGATCAAGGCCCCTATTGTAAAGAGCTGCTGTGAAGTTTGGCTCCAGTTTTACAGCTCTGGAATATGCTTTTTGGGCCGCGTTGTATTCACCAAGTCGATCGTAGTCAAGGGCAAGGTCATAGTGAACCCTTGCACATGAATTGTCGATCTTCAAACCTTTTTCGTATGCATCAATGGCTTCATCGTATAGCTCAAGACTATCATACGCATTGGCTTTTTTATACCAGATAATTGGGAAATCAGGCTCAATATAGCCTGCATTATTAAGTGCCACGATGGCGCTTTCATAGTCAGCCATCTTATAGAAAGCAAGACCTTTGTTAAACCACAGCAAAGCAGAATCGGACTTGAATTCAGGAGTACTTCCGTAACAATCTAAAACTCCCACAGGAACACCGAATAGAGCAGCTCCCGAACCAAAAGACTCTACTGTTGTACTGTCGGGTCCAAGTTTCAATGCCTTATCATAAGCTTCTATGGCCTCTGAATACTTTCCCATGATATCAAGGACAGCACCTTTGTGAGTCCATACCTCAGCATTTTCAGGTTCATAAATGAGAAACTGGTCATAGGCTTTCAGGGCAGATTCAAAATTTCCAAGCTGCTCATAGGCTTTTCCCATTTTGTACCATGCATCAACTGCATATGGATCCACCGTGAGAAGTGCATCATATTGCTTCACTGCAATTTCAAGTTGCCCCATATTCTCAAGGTCCAGAGCCTTATTATAATGTGCATTGATATTGTCAGGTTCGAATTCTAAAGCCCGATCATAAGATGTTATAGCATTCTGAAAATCACCCAGGCCATCATAGGCAAGACCTTTTCCATACCAGTAAGCAGTATTGTCAGGCTCGATCCCAAGCGCTTCATTATAAACACTTATGGATTCATTGTATTTGCCAAGCTCATATAAACTGCCTGCACGCCTTGCAAGCTCGATTGAATGTGAATTTGCAAAATCCAGGATTTGATCATAATAGTAGAGGGATTCATTGTGCCTTCCAAGAGCCTCAAGTGCCAGTGCTTTTTGGTACCATATACTTGGAATTCTGAGGTCATAATCTACATAATTTATTTCTGATTTCAGGGGAACTTCCTCAAAGGAAAAAAGACCGACATCAAAAATAGTTTCGTAATCAGAAACACTTTCATTTGATAGCAATTGAAGGGATCTGTTATAATAGATAAGAGCCCCTTCATAGTCTTCCTGTCCTGACAGTGAAAGAGCTTTTTTGAAAAGAGCAACTGGGGAATCAGGGTAACTGGAAAGTATCCGGTCATACGCCTTTGATGCTTCGGTGTAATCCCCCATCAGAAAAAGTGTCGAACCCTTATTGTCTAGTGCCTGAATGTTATCAGGGTCTGCTTCAAGTGCTTTGTCATAATAGATAAGAGCTTCATCATATGTACCGTTCTTAGTCAGGGAAATTCCAATAGCGTTCAAGCCACTGGCTTCCGGTCCCAAGCTGTCAGCTAAAGGACATAAATAAAATACTGCCAGAAGGATCATTACATAAAGAGCAGGGTTTTTAAAGAGCATGACATTACCTGAGAGGAATAATAAAGTGCTAACACTTATGAGTATAATATAGCATTTTTAAGTATTTACATTTATCTAATTCAAAACGGATACTTATAAAACCTACTATATAGCTATTATGGAGAATTTAATTGCCAAGTCATAGGACATTGAAAGAAAACGGCCATTCGCAGCAGGATTTCAAGAACTCGACCTTTATTGCTTACGCAGTTCCTGTAAAGGATGAATGTGAAGCGAAGGACTTCATCAATCTAATCAAAAATAAACATAGTGATGCGAATCACAACGTTTCTGCATACCTCATAAATTCAGACAACGTGCTTGCGATGAAGTATGATGATGACGGGGAACCTGCCGGAAGTTCGGGAAAACCAGTATTCAAAGTTCTGGAGATGAAGGAGCTAAGCAATGTAGCTGTGGTCGTGAGCAGATATTTTGGCGGCGTTAAACTGGGTTTTGGAGGACTTGCCAGAGCATACAGGGAAACCGCAATCGAAGCCATAGAGAGTGCCGGAATTATAGAGGTCCATGAAACGACAAGCATACACATAGATTCATATTATTCGGACATTGACACTATCACCAAGCTGATGCCTGAATATGGAACAATTAAGAAAACTGATTACTCTGATGTTGTGCAGTTTACATTGGAGGTTTATTCAGAGTTCAAAGATGAATTTATAGAAAAGGTTATCGATGTAACTAAGAACAGGGTTACTATTAAATAAGATACTTCCACCTAAAAAGCAGAATCAATGTAATCATTCACTATTATTTTCCCGGCAGAAAATAAATAGAATGAGCTATCTTGTTAACTATCATTATCAAAGAACCGAGAGCAATATGTCCAAAAGAGCAAGAGATATGGCATTCAGGCACTTCAACAAAGGAGTAAGCCTCATTGAGAAAGGACTGCATGAAGATGCGCTTGAAACCCTTGAACAGGCTGAAAAGCAGGCAAAGGAAGCAGAATCACCTCAGATACTGGTAGCAGTATTGCAGACATACGCAGACCTGTTGTTTTCACATGATAAAAAAGAAGCAGCAGTTGAAAGATACATTGCAGCTTCTGATATCCTTGAAAAAAATCCGGAATATATGGCTCCTGAACAAAGAGCAAGTATGTTCAGCAATATGGGAAATGCCCTTGAAAATATGGAAAAAAAAGAAGAAGCAAGGGATAAATACGAGACATCTGCACAAATCTACAGAGAACTAATTGAGAAAGAGCCTTCAAACACATCACACATATCAAATGCAGTTTCAACACTCAACAATATGGGTGCACTCCTTGCGGAAATGAGAGAAAATGATGAAGCTTTAGAGAGATTTGAAGAAGCTTTCACGCTCTATGAGAAGACATCTGAGAACGAAAAAGAAGATGTTGAATATCAGCTCAAGAGAACCACAATACTTGGGAACCTGCTGAACATTCCTGTGGAAAGTACAAGCGGAATGGACGGAGAAAGATATGAGCAATTGCTGGAAATGTACCTTGAAGAAACACGTGAAAATAATGTTGAGTCTTCAAAAATGCTCACGGCTTTACAGAATTTTGCACGCATACTCGAAAACGAAGGAGAACATGATGCTGCATTTATGAAACTTCAGGAAACGCTGGAAATCGTTTCAAAGCAGTTTGACGAAGATCCAGATGATCCTGCTAACAGGAAGATGCTTACCAAGCTTCTTAGGGATATGAACAGGCTTCTGGAAAATGAAGAGCAATCGGATAAATTGCTGGAAAAATACGGATCGATCCTGGAAATGTCCAGAAAATTACTGGCATCCATGCCATCAAATACATCTTACCAGTTAAATGTAGCTTTTTCTCTTGACATTATTGGGAACCTGCTAAAAGAAACAGGCAGAGTTGAGGAAGCAATGCAAAGAATTGAAGAATCTGTTGACATTGCATTACAGGTCCTTAAAATTGAATTCGAGGATAATTCAAGCCTGCAGGCAGGAGTGTCTATTATAGAAGACATGCTTGCACTTATAGAACTGACAGATGACATTGATACTAAATTGGGTTTTTACGAAAAGCTGGAAACAAAGATTTTGACAGTGAGTCAGGAAAGTCTGGAGTTTGGACTGATCAATGCAGAAATTTGTTATGAAATTGCTAAGATATTTACCGAAAAGGGTGCTTACACAGAAGCTCTTGATAATTTCAAAAAAGCTCTCATGACGTTCGAAACTGTCACACATGCAACAGGGGATGATTCCAAAATGAATGAAGTTCTGGAAAACATAGCACAAACACAGTTAAGTCTTGGACAGATCGATGATGCTTTGAGCAGTTATATTCAGCTTATAAAGACGGGAAGCTCCGACAGAGGATATGCGGACAGAGTAGATGAGATACTACTTGAAAAGGAAAGGAAAGCGGACAACACAGGTAATGTAGAAGTCCTGAAAAAAGAGTATGACAACATACTGGATATCAGAACTGAATTACTTGGACTTGTATCCGATGAGCATGGAAAAAATGCAACCATGATCAAGGAACTACAGGGAAAGATAGCTGACATTATGGTTGCAATGGGACAAAACAGAGAAGCACTTCAGGTATATGAACAACTTCAGGAAATGGAAACCACAAACATATACCTGCCTAAAATACTCAAACTGCTTGAAAAGTTTAAAGTGTCAGCTGACACAAAGCAAGGGTCTGAGGAACTTGAAATGCTTGAATTCCTGCTTACAAAATATAACAAGCTGCTGGAAATGAATGGAAACGATGTTTCGATCCATGCCAACCGTGCATCTGTTATTGAGAACATCGCACATGTCCTTTCTGAAAAAGGAGAAACTGAAGAATCCGGGTACATGTGCAACTATGCCCTTGATGCATACAAAGTATTGGCTGAACTGGAACCGGAGAACATTTTCCCAATTGAAAGGGTTGCAGCCCTACATGCAAGAATAGCAGAGCTTGCAACAAGTCAGAATAACGTTGATGAGGCAAAAGCCAGATATGAGATGTCTCTTCAAACTTACAGGTCATTGATGGATGCGAATCCTTCAAACACAGCACATCAGCTTGATTATGCAGGAGTTTTAGATGGAATTGGTTCCTTTTTCCTTAGCATGGAAATGCATACTGATGCAAAGAAAAGTTACGAAACTGCCCTGAAGACCTATGCAGAAATTATGGAGATAGAACCTGATAACCCGGCATACCGCTCTAATGTGACCATTACACTGCAAAATCTTGGATATACCCTGGAACTAATGGGAAGAAAAGAAGATGCATTGTGGATGTATGAAACTGCCAGAAAGATAGATGAAGGTATTGAGTGAAGTGAAATGACAATAACCCGCATTCCATGAAAAACGGAATGCAAACCCTTCACAACTAATACTCCTCGCCTTTAACTCATACTCCACGCCAAATGAATTGACGGAGGAAATGTGAACGTACGCAAACATTTTGTGGGAGATACTGAGGGGGAAGTACCTTAACGTTCACATTCCTGTGTAATCCAATTCCGTTTTTGGCGGGTTTTAATAATGTCCATATCGTACCATTTGGGACATTCAGTCACATTCCATCTTAGTATGTGACAACAATACCAACTATCAAATCATAATATATAAATATATCTATACTATGGCATATAATGATTATCATAATGATGATGTCTGTTCGTTATGAAAAAAGATAACATCAGAAAACTAGAAATCATATCGTATCACCCTTTACAAAGATGGACATCAACAAAATAACTAATATAGGTCGCCCTCTGAACCTCAATTATTTAACAAACAAATTGATAGCCATTATTGCACTGCTCACTTTTGCTGCTATTGTACTTGCCAGTGCAATTCACGGAGATACGAACCATGTAAGCCTGATAACAGGAATAAGGACAGGTTTACTAATATTTCTTCTATGGGCGATCTCAAGGGAACTTGACCCGGACAACAATTGGAGTGCTTTTGTAACTGTATTTCTGGCACTTGCAGTTATCATATTTTCAGAAATACCACCCTTACTTTCATTTGTTTGGCTCGTCATACTCCTAAGAACAATTAATCATTCAACTGGCATGCCTGCGGGAATAATGGATTCTTTGTTAGTCGCTGTGGTTGGGATAATACTGGCATACCACACATCCTTCATTTACGGTATTCTGACAGCTGCGGGACTTATACTAGACAGCAGACTGAAAGATCCGGCAAAA
Encoded proteins:
- a CDS encoding YigZ family protein, which translates into the protein MPSHRTLKENGHSQQDFKNSTFIAYAVPVKDECEAKDFINLIKNKHSDANHNVSAYLINSDNVLAMKYDDDGEPAGSSGKPVFKVLEMKELSNVAVVVSRYFGGVKLGFGGLARAYRETAIEAIESAGIIEVHETTSIHIDSYYSDIDTITKLMPEYGTIKKTDYSDVVQFTLEVYSEFKDEFIEKVIDVTKNRVTIK
- a CDS encoding tetratricopeptide repeat protein, with product MLFKNPALYVMILLAVFYLCPLADSLGPEASGLNAIGISLTKNGTYDEALIYYDKALEADPDNIQALDNKGSTLFLMGDYTEASKAYDRILSSYPDSPVALFKKALSLSGQEDYEGALIYYNRSLQLLSNESVSDYETIFDVGLFSFEEVPLKSEINYVDYDLRIPSIWYQKALALEALGRHNESLYYYDQILDFANSHSIELARRAGSLYELGKYNESISVYNEALGIEPDNTAYWYGKGLAYDGLGDFQNAITSYDRALEFEPDNINAHYNKALDLENMGQLEIAVKQYDALLTVDPYAVDAWYKMGKAYEQLGNFESALKAYDQFLIYEPENAEVWTHKGAVLDIMGKYSEAIEAYDKALKLGPDSTTVESFGSGAALFGVPVGVLDCYGSTPEFKSDSALLWFNKGLAFYKMADYESAIVALNNAGYIEPDFPIIWYKKANAYDSLELYDEAIDAYEKGLKIDNSCARVHYDLALDYDRLGEYNAAQKAYSRAVKLEPNFTAALYNRGLDLDNLGKYDDSVEVYDKVLELHPDSVDAWLRKGNALHELRRYEKAVVSYEQVLQLDPTHSVARFQLSVNQDLLGDINSSFSHYPKTSTFFGVMDEDIFSSDVLIWYTSDSFSNGNTNSLDNAEILGDVISYDKVWVSRGSTFENMLMTDKAIDSYTKAILLNPESAEAWASMAASYDQIGNYADAFVCYENAVLLEPGNLQAWYKKGLSHYNNGDNQLAVESFEKVLEKEPANYDALYFKASSYDDLGMYNESLQSYETILQKDTQNTDVWYRAGYAAYQLGTYDRSIDAFNNVLKYDPTNATVLKFQSSSAVELGRYEIALGFYERMLSVTPADSIAMFGQASVYEKLGKYEGAIETYDRILELEPGNPRALNSKGFTYYLMGNLASASSTFEMAASSDPNSASAWYHLGMLSYLRSSHTGSIYYYEKALEIDPSCTTGWYNKGFIHNILGDADAAVECYDKVLAIDPNSTSALYNKQFALYRIGKSVTADAAKEELDAIDPGFVASLDDRGTKFFLPSAYSDTLDYELPHRWYNSATA
- a CDS encoding HAD family phosphatase, with protein sequence MLRSLIFDMDGVLVDSMMYHAQAWIQVSSEVGVNVTPADIYEIEGANHRLGLQWLFQKAGRDFEPEMYENVLQRKIEIFNSIADVKAFDGMADCLSALKNNFRLAVVTGSERATVESFMDQFFPGVFDVVVSGEDVHYGKPYPEPYLKAVEMLGIAKDECIVIENAPMGVESAKKAGLYCVGVPTYVSPEKLSEADLILEDHTILQNYLYNILEGQDS
- a CDS encoding tetratricopeptide repeat protein, with protein sequence MSKRARDMAFRHFNKGVSLIEKGLHEDALETLEQAEKQAKEAESPQILVAVLQTYADLLFSHDKKEAAVERYIAASDILEKNPEYMAPEQRASMFSNMGNALENMEKKEEARDKYETSAQIYRELIEKEPSNTSHISNAVSTLNNMGALLAEMRENDEALERFEEAFTLYEKTSENEKEDVEYQLKRTTILGNLLNIPVESTSGMDGERYEQLLEMYLEETRENNVESSKMLTALQNFARILENEGEHDAAFMKLQETLEIVSKQFDEDPDDPANRKMLTKLLRDMNRLLENEEQSDKLLEKYGSILEMSRKLLASMPSNTSYQLNVAFSLDIIGNLLKETGRVEEAMQRIEESVDIALQVLKIEFEDNSSLQAGVSIIEDMLALIELTDDIDTKLGFYEKLETKILTVSQESLEFGLINAEICYEIAKIFTEKGAYTEALDNFKKALMTFETVTHATGDDSKMNEVLENIAQTQLSLGQIDDALSSYIQLIKTGSSDRGYADRVDEILLEKERKADNTGNVEVLKKEYDNILDIRTELLGLVSDEHGKNATMIKELQGKIADIMVAMGQNREALQVYEQLQEMETTNIYLPKILKLLEKFKVSADTKQGSEELEMLEFLLTKYNKLLEMNGNDVSIHANRASVIENIAHVLSEKGETEESGYMCNYALDAYKVLAELEPENIFPIERVAALHARIAELATSQNNVDEAKARYEMSLQTYRSLMDANPSNTAHQLDYAGVLDGIGSFFLSMEMHTDAKKSYETALKTYAEIMEIEPDNPAYRSNVTITLQNLGYTLELMGRKEDALWMYETARKIDEGIE